The sequence tctgcgggcagcaccggcgtaacattatgtcgggcccacaagacgcagaccagactgatctgGCCTCCATGATAACGACCATgtatcaacaaatccaggccttaacggatcaagtgtcTCTCCTcacccaacaggtacaggaccttactcttcaggcaccacctgtggcTGTACCTCTGCCGCACGCAGAACCGGTATCCATATCATCCCCAGGTCCGAAGATTCCGGCCCGAAGTCATACTCAGGGGATCTGCACGCCTGTCGTGGTTTCCTCAACCAATGCAAGATCCCATTCGAGATGGCCCCGCAACAGTATTCCACTGGTCATAAAAAGGTCGCTTATGtctacagcctactcacaggtaaagcactggcatgggcctccccaatttgAGAACTGCGTCCCGAGATCacccgagattacgcagcctttagacgagactttcgacaggtcttcaaTACCCCCACACGTCAAGAAATTTCTTCTGACTTCTTTCTTCAGCtttcacagggacgtcggcctgtggcccaatacgccttggaattcaggaacATAGCAGCTGACACGATAGGATCAGGAGGCTTTAGTATCTGTCTTCTGGCAAGGCTTATCGAATTCTTTGAAGGACGAACTTGCTTCACAAccaggccaggacttctggaggacCTTATCTCTCAAGCCATTCGTATGGATCAGCATCTTCAGGTACGCTGCGCTCAGTGCCATCTACCCCAGTCTACGCCCTTCTGTGCCCCTTTTTTCAGGTTCTCTACTACCACGGGACCCGCCGTCTTCCCGCTGCCCGCTCTGGATGCctatgcaactcggagtccagcgtCCTCGGCTACCCTCACAACAATGGCGCCCAACCGGAGGCTTGTGTTACCATTGCGGGTCTTCCAAGCAACTGACCCATGAATGTCCACCATGTCCGGGAAAcgaccaagcccagtgagtatgaagggacTCTCCCTAGGTGCTagatctccttgtcccctttccaggaaggaacttcaAAAAAGATTGACCATTCTCTCTCTGGTcataccttccgcacctccacagcagcatttatcgattacggcgcaggagggaacttcatggacCAGACTTTCTCTGAACAGAACTAGATTCCATTCTTTAAGAAGAAGtgtcccgttgccttggtcgggatagaCAATCGTCCGCTCACCCcagcatatatctccttggagactggCCCCATCACCGTTTCTTCTCATTCCCACAAGCAAACCCTGGACTTTTACGTGATCCATGCTCCTGGTACACCGGTCACCCTTGGACTGGAAGACCTGGCATGGAACCGCCTCAACAAGCCGGGAGCTTTGAAACAGAAAATCCTTTCTGTTTTTGGCGCTGCAATCTGTGCAATAATAGGACCGTGTGCATTCGTGGCCCTGAATACATTAAGGCTAACTACATCTGTATCTTCATAAGGACATAACAATTAGAGGTTGTTCAATTATTATGCTTTTACTATAATTGTGCATGATGTGAAAACTACCAGGAAAGAAGAAAAGATCTCAAAATGTACAGttagagaagagaagggagtgggggatgTGATAGAAATTTTGAAATACTGTACCTCAAGGGTTTAAACAAACTACAGAAGAAAAGCACATTTCCGAGATCGAGAATTGTTAAAACAAGTGATCACACATTTAAACTTGAGATTGGGAGGCTCAGAGTAAAATGTGAGTACTTCTTTAAAGAAAtagtggtggattcatggaatagtCTCCCAACAGAGCTGGTACAGGCTAATAAAGGAAGGAGCTCAACATAATACATATTACATTGTATAGCTTGCCATCCTATGTATCCTATCTTCTTACAGATATTCTATTCGTTATTTCCGACACTTCATGGCCTTTGTTTTCGCTGTTGAAGAGATAAATAAACAGTCAAAGCTCCTACCAAACATTACCCTTGGATTCCAGATTTACGACTCTTGTCTGATGGAAAATAAAGCCATAGAGAGTGCACTAAGCATATTAACAGGTGCGGTGAAAGCTGTTCCCAACTACAGCTGCAATTTCAATAGTAAAGTGGTGGCCTTTATAGGACACATGATGTCTTCATCCACCTACTCACTAGCAGGTCTTACTGAGATCTACAGATATCCACAGGTAAGCAGGAGATACAACTGGtgtattctggtgtcagggtttGTAGGCTGCAGTATTTCTTCTTTATGACTTTTTTTTCAAATAGAATAGACTGAAATGGTTCCTAAATTCCTGAATACTCAATTATAATAGGAATTATAGGACATCTCTGTAAGAGCTTTGCTTGCATATTTGAAATGTAAGTAAAGTAAAACTTAgctaaaaagagaagaaaactgtCAAATACCCTCAATACTTTGAACATTTATTGCCAGGTCAACCTGTGGAAGATACAAAAAAGGGTGATCAGTGCGCAGCTAAAACATGGTAATACAAACAGTGCTATTAAATGCAGTGTAGCGTGAAAATAAACAATAGTTGAACCTTGTGAGGGAAGTCACTATAGTagcgtctgcagcctttcttgaggGGTGGCTCGACACACCTTGAGCTGGAGAAAAGATATAAAGACAGGGTGCACAATACACATAGTGAAGCACagtaaaaaagatacattttacaAAAAGAttataagttctgcgtacatcaatgttgATAAAAACAAGCACTGGATTAGTGAGGTTATCACACAGAGGGAGGGTTGGAATCACAGCTCTTCAACAGATAGGATGGAAGACACAGGATAGGAATCTCCGTGGATCCTTGAATTACGTTTCCCTCATCTCAGGGTAACCAGATGGTGGGGACAGATGAATAAGTCCCACAAAAATTCCCGTAGCGAGGCACAAATGACTGCTTGAGTCCCACAGCTGCAGAGCACCGACAGCACGCCTCTCAGTCCCGTGGGGCGcctgctgatgacgtcacaggattCTCTTCTATTGCAATGCGGAGAAGAGTGTCCACAGCGGCGTACAGCGTACAGGGCTGTGAGTGGCACACAAAACGGCAAGCGGTGATACAGGGGACAGGGAGGAATACACCAAGAATATACTTGGCTAGAGTTGGGTCAGACAAATGAGCATAAAGACCTTCCAACGCATTTTGTAACTGGTAGTTACTACTTTCCAGTTACGAAACGCATTGGAAGGACTTTATGCTCATTTGTCTTACCCAACTCTAgtcaataagtgcagcaaaatcagacaataggaaagggaatccctgtcctgaagagcttacaatctaagtgattggagacttacagagacagcaggtgagggaataagtgcggtGGCTGGCAGTGCTTTGcctcagtgactgtgggtgttgaACAATAGCCATGAGTTCAGGTTATTGGGATGTGTGATTTGTGAGgtaagttttaaggtttgtcagtATAAGATCAatcagataggttaacaccattagcaaggAAAGAGTTGGTAgggaggcgaggatgagagcaggtctgtatatggctgggtccagtaTTTGGAGAGATATCCCttgcagcaggaaggagtagatagaggttgtgaatagaggatttgtgggtgtgtctactacactggcgacacgttttattgaagcacgactagcaccgcaagccgggggatgccccggcgtgctagccgcactccctcagcgtgccgcgcatcaccgatgcgcggtcacgcgtcatcgggtgcctgcgccccctgcacgcgcgtccagggctccccgagggaaccctggtgtcccgcgatgtgggggacggcggcagggggttccgggggacccggcggacccggcagcgggagggagagcgcccctcCGGCGCgagccaggttactgctgcggccgagaacgggcaaatgctcgaataaactcggccgcagcagtattaaggggtaaagaagttgttgggagggagaggtgtataGATAATGGTGCAGTGCAGAGGGGAGGATAGAGGAAGAAATAgggataggaggggagaggggaagttggagagaacagaagtgTTTACAAAGATGTGAAGAAACAGTATACAGAAAATGCAGTAGGGATAGCCTACTCAAACCTTGGAGACCTGGTATTTTTAACAGACTATAATGATAATAATTGTAAATATAATATTTGCATTCTTTCTTTCTTGTTCCTGAATATTCATGCTTTGGAGACAGAAGTATAAAACATTATCTGTATCTTGtctttatatataaagacattcttAAACAATGTGGTAATAATCTGATGTATTGGCTATCATGGTGTTGCCTGTCTTCATTATATTATTTTCCTGTTCTCTGCAGATCAGTTATGGAGCTATGGATCCCATTTTTAATGACAGAATACGATTTCCATCATTTTACCGCACTGTGCCCAATGAGCGAATCCAGTATAAGGCCATCATTCAGTTATTACAGCATTTTGGCTGGAACTGGGTTGGGATTATCACTTCAGATGATGAAAGTAACTACAGAGTCGGCAGGGAACTACGAGATGAAATAATTAACAGCGGAAGCTGTGTTGAATTCCTCATAACTGTTCTCGCTGAATACTGGTACAACAAACATCTGGATGTTGTCCTAAAATCCAGCTGTAAGGTGGTCATTGTATATACCAACCCAGCACGTTTAATATCTATCCTTTTATATTCTTCCCTTGTATCTGGATTAGGGAAAGTTTTAATTCTACCTGCCACATTGCTGATTTTCCCAGAATTACACGAGCTCTATGGCATTGAACAGTTGAGTGGCACTCTGAGGTTTTCTGTGCAAAGAGGGGATATCCCAGGTCTGCGAGATTTCCTACAAAGTGCAGATCCCTATAAATATCCAGACAATATATTTCTCAAGTATATCTGGGCAGGCACATTTCGTTGTTTGCCTCAAAATATGACATTATTTCCAGACCCTTATGAGACAATAATTCCAGTACCTGAATGTGAAGATAATAGTGACCTCAGTGTGTTGGATCCCTCTATCTACAATGTGAATAATTTCCGATTCACCCACAGCGTATATACAGCGGTTTATGCTGTTGCACATGCATTGCATGACATGTATTTACACACTAACAACAAGCTCCCAAAAACTGATATCCCAAGTCAGACCTGGCAGCCATGGATGGTAAATATTTTGGTGAACATGTATATCATGAATAGGGATGGATTTTCCTTGTGAAAATGAGCAAATATCAGGAAAAAAGTATGTACATGTGTTTTTACTAAAGTGTAATATAGGAATTTACATCTTAAATATTACACATTTTCTTGACTCCTTCAGGTTGGTGAGATTAATAGTTTGCATCACGCGACAGAAATTAAACagaatctggctacatctgtacataagtTCAGAGAAAGGTGAAAAAAGGCGCTTCCGCAAAGAGTGGTCACTAACAATAAAGTGATCTGTATTAAGTGCTCTAATACACAGTAATAACTTCAAGTGACAGAGCTAAAATTACCATATAAACATAATTGTGCAAAAAATAGTGCCGCGAAAAACAAATATGGTTGttactccctgctcaaaccctctggtgggtccTGTCTCCGCTGGTCCCAAAACACTGCATTTCTTCTTACAATCCAGGTACAATGTAATGCTgttccccctggattgtgagaagaAATGCATCTGTACATAGAAAGGGAGAGAATATTACACAGGAGGGTTAAAAGGAAAATATTTTCATACTAGAAAATCCTTGATTTAAGTGATTATTTGCCTAATTATTTTGAATATAGTAATGTTAGCCAATCTGGCAATAACTCTTTATAATATGATATCAAATGAAATTGTCACTTTATTAATGGAATTGAGTGAGTAGGGGTGCtgcaatactatgtaattaaataaaataaaagcagcgcgattgcctgttagagatgtgcagggagagggaccgcttctgtctgctctcactgcacagctcttcTAGACTGGTGTAGCCCGGTAGGATTGCCACAGtgagggtcccattcagaagcagggaccctgctgtgttaatcctgatgggaaattAGTCTGGCCGCGGGAAAGCCGCGAGCAGGCAGTGGTCAGGCAGCTTTCAACTGCGGTTTCCTGGCTGAATACTCAACAATACCTCTTACTGCCTCTGTAGTAAGTTACCAAAACCAATAAAACTGAATAtaccaaaataaaaatgtttcacAAATGGCCCTAAAGTCTAgaagtgttttttatttttattttaaatataaagaTACTGATTTATCTAAAACATGAAAACATTTTTACCAAACTAATTTTCTTCAAATTGTATTACAATgagtcctcgcttatccgacacAAAGCATCCCCGCAAACCCCTGTCGGATAGCAGATTGTCGGAATGCAGGACCAATGTTAACAGGTGGTGATTTCTGTCGAGTACGCGAAACTTGCGACGGATGATGCATTTATTTATTGCATTAGCCGCCATTGGAAATCTCGTCCGATGTAAAGCAAAACGTTGTGAAccaaggactacctgtatatagTTACTGTACTTCTAATAAGTAGGGCATGCTTAATGTCTATTGAGAATATCAATAGAAAAAGAGGAATCCTCATGGGATGAAGGCGCTGCACAGTAAGATGCACGAGAAAGCCTTCCCTGTCGCTGCTCCCAAACTCCAACCGCGGAGAATCAGACCTCCTGAatcagcaggtgagctacagtacccagggaaacacccatgtagttgccagatcttccgtggcaggggggaacaggtgctacatataCAAGAAAGGTTTTTAGATTATCCAACTGAACAATGATCAAATGTAATCACTGTGGGAAACACTATAAAGATGAGGACATAATCATCGTCCtgcaatatatttgttttttctttctatttaGGTAAACTATTACTTGAAAAAAGTTCATTTCAAAACCCCTGGGGGTGAGGAAGTATTCTTTGATGATGAGGAAAACTCTTTTGCAAAGTTTGACATTCTAAACTATATTATACTGCCTAACAAGACTGTGAGAGAAATTCAAGTTGGACATTTTTATTCGACTGGAAGTCAAGGTTCTCAAATCCTAATCAATGACAGTGCAATTCAATGGAATTCTTCATTTACTGAGGTAAGAAACAATTCTTTATTTAGGAAGATGAGTAGCTGTAACGATCGTGCTCGCCAGAAACCGGGACCGGGCCACGGGGCTGAGTTGGGGATATGAAAACATTGACCTTAGGCCTCAAAGCCGGTTCAGGATTGCGCAGTCCATAGTCAAACATAGccagatcaggattggagaaagcagggttagcgttatccaggcaggggtcatggcaggcggcacaggagcggtggtcgaggaaacgaGCCGAGGTCATCAATCAGCAATATTGGGTGAAGCTACTTCAGCATAAAAGGCAAGAACCTTGAGTGAAGCCACTTCAGCGGAGACGCTTCAGCGAATTAGCTGCAGTGCGACAGGTAAAAGGCAGGAGTCACAGGAACCAGAAGCTTCAGTACAGGGACTTCAGCAAAGGAAcaaactccacttggaggaagcaggaaccagaagCCACAGTACTGGgaatccaacgcttcagcacgggaaggCAGAAAAAGTTCAAAGAAGCTGCTTCCGTGTGGCAGGGTTTCTGGAAGGAGGGAACAGGAACAGCGAAGGAtgaaggccacaggaaccaggggtgcaggcacgccacaggaaacactgggggaaccagcgtagccgcttcagcacgacaaaggcgaagtctgccaggaacaaggaaagtagcgccggggctgctatgcaagaaggccttgggaAGCTGTGGAAAAGGAACAGGAGAAAAGGCACAAagggcctagcaggccaaacagagagtctgtgacaagcacagataCTTGTAACTGgtattgcaaagtctatgtccagcaacttcctgaagGCAGGGTAGTAACTAAATAGCACAgaaggccaatcaggccagagctgcaaaggaggcagcaagaggcaggtgattgcagaagcagggaaaagTTTGTCTGGAACCAGCCAAGTTCCTGAAGGAttggttccagccaaacccaggagcggattcctcacaGTAGCCCAAATGAAGGGAATATATATTCTTATTCTGTAAGGAAGCATTTCATCAGAGAACATACTTAAATAGATGACAGAATACATGCTTATTGTAATTTAGAGCAGTGAGTCACGGTTAGCAGCCTTTAAGGCTTAAAGTAAACAAAGCTGCTAGTGACATTGCCCTTAAACAAAGAAACCAGGAGGGTAATATTCGGCACACTGCCTTCCCTTTACTTGGTTTTGGTTGTGTGCATCAatagaaaaaatgtattaaatatatgaaaaaatgttAGGAcccaaaaacatataacatgaagtatacaaaaataaaaaataaaatataaagtaaaaatatatagtgatataaTAAGTCCAGCAAAATAAAAGTCCCAATGGTTAATGCACAGAGCAGGAAACAGGGAGAATCTTTAGTTGCACAACGACCTCCCTTTCAAACCTGCATagacaaagaaaaaagaaaatagcGCCCaaacctagtgcattactgttaaaaaaaaaaaaaattaaatccaaGGCTCACAAATTAAAACTCACAAAGTATTTGTAAAAGTGTATTATGAGAATTATACTCATGCTCCGATTAATGGTTAGaactctgctcctctcctccactGCTCCGAACGATCATGCTGACTACCACAAgcctccgtccagcaggaactcacgctGTCAGTCACGTCAAACTCTTCCTCCGGAAGCAGACCTCCGGTGTCTTCGGTTCCGGGCAGGGATTGAATTCAATGTAAAAGTGGGTATACTTGATATTATGGTGTCAGTAAATCACGGATGAACACCTAGACATCAGCATCACATgcgaccctacgcgtttcttcagataTACTGATTTTGTCAGGGGATGAATTCTGGGTATATTGGTTGCTGCTATTTATATTCAGAAAATAACAAATTAAGAAATGCTAGCTAGAAACTCATGTGCATAGTATATCCACTAATGACTAATTTCAATCTCATAAACATAAATGCTCTAATCAATATGCCAAATAGTTaagcataatatataatataaataatgtaaatataaaaaatatataaattgcaactcAAAAACTCAAAAAATAGTACAGTAATTAGGCAAGATGACAAGGGGAGGGGAATTGTCCTCCAAGACAGGGCTGATTATGTGACAGAGGCGACTCATTTGCTAGGAGATAGTACATCCTATATGGTATTTGCTAATGACACAATGGAAGATtatcaaaaataatttaaaaacctTCTAATAGAGGCAAAATATATGCAAGTTATTACAAAATCAGAGAGTTTTAGTACAAGCTGGAGACAATCTAGTACAAGCTAGAGTTATTATTTAAACGTCATCCTAGAACTCCGGTGTTCTATCATAAAACAAAATTACTTAGGAGTATTAAACAACCGCTAGGGAGAACTATTGTTTCGGgagtggagtcgatgacgtccagcATGTCTTAGTATATAATCTTGTATAGCTCCAAAAATAGCGATACAGAGACTCTGAGAAATGATCTGAGAGACCCAAAAATGAAAAGTATATGACATATATGAAGTCCAAAAGATGGTTCTTAATCCGCAGCAAATCAGGTTATAGGTTCTTGGGCAAATAAAATCGCCAATTGTGTACAATGAAGGACTGAACTAACAGGGAAAGATGGACCCAATAAGAAAGTAGCTAGAGAAACTAGAGCCAGCCTTGAACTGAACCCATAGTAACTCATTAGCATAAATATCTCGGTCCTAGCTTCTGCATCCCTTTATGTCCAAAGATATTGAGGTAAATACCTGTGTTCTTGAAATAAAGCCTTGTAGGATCCCGCGTGCTGAAGCTGTGGTGATACCGAAGCCTCAGACGTCTGGGAAAAACTTCAGGCTGCACACATGGAGGTGCCCGCCTCCTCTCAGCGTtctcccatgaggcatagcgattTGCCGAAACCTGCGCTGCGGAAGTGCGTCACTCCAATCATGGGGCAGTAGAAAttgaaaaaattggtggaacagcaggaacccagagaaagcactgatcaactcaccagaggtagcaaaaaataaaaaaagtttattgaattacattgttaaaaacaaaaaacaaactaacataaaatctcctacatgtttcaggctctccagccctttctGAAGGAGTAACTGTCTTAGTATGTAGACTTTTTTCTACAGTCCATTGTGGTCAAATTGAGATCTTATATTAGGGACATGCTGCACCTCATCAACTCCATCTCTGAGATTACATGGAAATCTACATCTGTGCAAAATGTGATGTGGCCTCGTGGTATACTTGTATAAATCACACCAAAGGATTATT comes from Ascaphus truei isolate aAscTru1 chromosome 4, aAscTru1.hap1, whole genome shotgun sequence and encodes:
- the LOC142492233 gene encoding vomeronasal type-2 receptor 26-like encodes the protein MNVHHVRETTKPSEYEGTLPRYSIRYFRHFMAFVFAVEEINKQSKLLPNITLGFQIYDSCLMENKAIESALSILTGAVKAVPNYSCNFNSKVVAFIGHMMSSSTYSLAGLTEIYRYPQISYGAMDPIFNDRIRFPSFYRTVPNERIQYKAIIQLLQHFGWNWVGIITSDDESNYRVGRELRDEIINSGSCVEFLITVLAEYWYNKHLDVVLKSSCKVVIVYTNPARLISILLYSSLVSGLGKVLILPATLLIFPELHELYGIEQLSGTLRFSVQRGDIPGLRDFLQSADPYKYPDNIFLKYIWAGTFRCLPQNMTLFPDPYETIIPVPECEDNSDLSVLDPSIYNVNNFRFTHSVYTAVYAVAHALHDMYLHTNNKLPKTDIPSQTWQPWMVGEINSLHHATEIKQNLATSVNYYLKKVHFKTPGGEEVFFDDEENSFAKFDILNYIILPNKTVREIQVGHFYSTGSQGSQILINDSAIQWNSSFTETPRSVCSESCLPGYRKAQQEGKPRCCYVCVQCTEGEISNSTDMENCLKCPEDHWPNIRRDTCSPRMIDFLSYEEPLGAGIAALTVSFSAVTVAVLVIFIKHKDTPVVRANNQNLSYILLTSLVLCFLCSLLFIGRPLKVTCLLRQAAFGIIFTVAVSCVLSKTITVVIAFNAMKPDSKLRRWVGSRVSSYLVLLLSLGEVVICIVWLIHSPPFPDYDTQSEVGKMILQCNEGSVTIFYIALSYMGLLAFSSFIVAFLARNLPDTFNEAQYITFSMLVFCSVWVSFIPAYLSTKGKYMVAVEVFAILSSSAGLLCCIFIPKCYIILMKPELNTKAHLTTKN